A genome region from Ctenopharyngodon idella isolate HZGC_01 chromosome 5, HZGC01, whole genome shotgun sequence includes the following:
- the zgc:110329 gene encoding tetraspanin-15 — MPSYEEFRKTNHFYYFVKFSLNVYSMLFSLLGLCVLCIGVYAEVERQKNRTLEGVFLAPAVVLILLGLVMFTVSVMGMVGSLRDNKTLLHMFLCVLCVLLALQALALIIALIFEKTTIKLFQKSIREGIKHYYDDLDFKNILDYVQEKFSCCGGDEYKDWEVNQYHFCNGTSALSCGVPYTCCIRQSVGEVVNTLCGYRTLNQQREALDGIIHVRGCIHAVNLWMGDNIGATIGICCAVGLPQLLGILLSCIFWNLLVEMSESEDMVDFKFLKRGFAYSELDLSGAGWCMCLPRDGGYLPVPVTEPDTWTPDPIPFDLEQEQPKLAFTHSQLESQGAESGMGMDEVDNRA, encoded by the exons ATGCCGTCTTACGAAGAATTCAGAAAAACCAATCACTtctattattttgttaaattctCTCTAAATGTCTATTCAATGCTATTCTCG TTGCTTGGTCTGTGCGTGCTATGTATTGGAGTGTATGCAGAAGTGGAGAGACAGAAGAATCGCACCCTGGAGGGGGTGTTTTTGGCTCCTGCTGTGGTCCTCATACTGCTGGGTCTCGTCATGTTCACTGTGTCTGTGATGGGGATGGTGGGATCCCTCAGGGACAACAAGACTCTGCTGCACATG TTcctgtgtgtgctgtgtgttcTGCTGGCTCTCCAGGCTCTGGCCCTCATCATTGCCCTGATCTTTGAAAAGACA ACAATCAAATTATTTCAGAAGAGTATACGTGAGGGAATCAAGCACTACTATGATGACCTGGACTTCAAAAACATATTGGACTACGTGCAAGAGAAG TTTTCTTGTTGTGGGGGAGATGAGTACAAGGATTGGGAAGTAAACCAGTACCACTTCTGCAATGGCACGAGTGCTTTGTCCTGCGGCGTTCCCTACACCTGCTGCATCCGTCAAAGT GTCGGAGAAGTTGTGAACACACTTTGTGGCTACAGAACTCTAAATCAGCAG CGTGAAGCTTTAGATGGCATAATTCATGTGCGTGGCTGCATACATGCTGTGAACCTGTGGATGGGGGACAACATTGGTGCTACTATTGGAATTTGCTGTGCGGTTGGACTGCCACAG CTTCTTGGTATTCTCCTGAGCTGTATCTTCTGGAATCTTTTGGTGGAGATGAGTGAGTCTGAAGACATGGTGGACTTTAAGTTCCTAAAACGTGGTTTTGCGTACAGCGAACTGGACCTCTCGGGTGCTGGATGGTGCATGTGTCTACCTCGTGACGGAGGGTACCTGCCTGTACCTGTAACAGAGCCTGACACCTGGACTCCAGACCCCATCCCTTTCGACCTGGAACAAGAGCAGCCCAAATTAGCCTTTACACATTCCCAACTAGAGAGCCAAGGAGCTGAGTCAGGTATGGGAATGGATGAAGTGGACAATCGAGCTTAA